Proteins co-encoded in one Rattus rattus isolate New Zealand chromosome 5, Rrattus_CSIRO_v1, whole genome shotgun sequence genomic window:
- the LOC116900397 gene encoding olfactory receptor 4C11-like isoform X2: protein MEDIFHVTEFILLGLTQDSEKQKAIFGVFLILYLMTLLGNFLIVVTIKMSHTLSSPMYFFLFYLSFADACFSTTTAPRLIVDLLFQKKVITYNECMTQLFAAHFFGCMEIFVLILMAFDRYVAICKPLRYTIIMNQRICGILVILAWLGSCIHSLAQIFLALRLPFCGPNVIDHFFCDLQPLMKLACMDTYVINLLVVSNSGAICTISFIVLLISYIVILYSLRNHSAEGRRKALSTCTSHFIVVVIFFGPCIFIYTRPLITLPIDKMLSVFYTIGTPLLNPLIYTLRNAEVKNAMKKVWCSKV from the exons ATGGAGGACATCTTTCA TGTGACTGAATTCATTTTGTTGGGGTTGACTCAGGATTCAGAAAAACAGAAGGCAATATTTGGAGTCttcttgattctttatcttaTGACATTACTGGGGAACTTTCTCATTGTGGTGACCATTAAGATGAGTCACACACTTAGCAgtcccatgtactttttcctcttctatttGTCTTTTGCTGATGCTTGCTTCTCTACAACTACAGCACCTCGATTGATCGTGGACTTACTCTTCCAGAAAAAAGTTATTACCTACAATGAATGTATGACTCAGCTCTTTGCAGCCCACTTCTTTGGGTGCATGGAGATCTTTGTGCTTATCCTCATGGCCTTTGACCGCTATGTAGCAATTTGTAAGCCTCTAAGGTACACTATTATAATGAACCAGCGCATCTGTGGTATATTGGTAATTCTTGCCTGGTTAGGGTCTTGTATCCACTCTTTAGCACAGATTTTTTTGGCTTTAAGATTACCATTCTGTGGCCCAAATGTAATTGatcactttttctgtgatttgcAGCCCTTGATGAAACTTGCCTGCATGGATACCTATGTGATAAATTTGCTAGTTGTGTCTAATAGTGGTGCCATATGCACGATAAGTTTCATAGTGCTTCTTATCTCCTATATTGTAATCTTATACTCCCTGAGAAACCACAGTGCAGAAGGAAGACGAAAGGCCTTGTCTACATGCACTTCTCATTTCATTGTGGTGGTCATATTTTTTGGtccttgtatatttatatatacacgaCCACTAATCACTCTACCAATAGATAAAATGTTGTCTGTGTTTTATACAATAGGGACACCTTTGCTCAATCCTCTTATCTATACTCTGAGGAATGCAGAAGTAAAAAATGCCATGAAAAAAGTATGGTGTAGTAAAGTATGA
- the LOC116900397 gene encoding olfactory receptor 4C11-like isoform X1: MMHNNSVTEFILLGLTQDSEKQKAIFGVFLILYLMTLLGNFLIVVTIKMSHTLSSPMYFFLFYLSFADACFSTTTAPRLIVDLLFQKKVITYNECMTQLFAAHFFGCMEIFVLILMAFDRYVAICKPLRYTIIMNQRICGILVILAWLGSCIHSLAQIFLALRLPFCGPNVIDHFFCDLQPLMKLACMDTYVINLLVVSNSGAICTISFIVLLISYIVILYSLRNHSAEGRRKALSTCTSHFIVVVIFFGPCIFIYTRPLITLPIDKMLSVFYTIGTPLLNPLIYTLRNAEVKNAMKKVWCSKV, from the coding sequence ATGATGCATAACAACAGTGTGACTGAATTCATTTTGTTGGGGTTGACTCAGGATTCAGAAAAACAGAAGGCAATATTTGGAGTCttcttgattctttatcttaTGACATTACTGGGGAACTTTCTCATTGTGGTGACCATTAAGATGAGTCACACACTTAGCAgtcccatgtactttttcctcttctatttGTCTTTTGCTGATGCTTGCTTCTCTACAACTACAGCACCTCGATTGATCGTGGACTTACTCTTCCAGAAAAAAGTTATTACCTACAATGAATGTATGACTCAGCTCTTTGCAGCCCACTTCTTTGGGTGCATGGAGATCTTTGTGCTTATCCTCATGGCCTTTGACCGCTATGTAGCAATTTGTAAGCCTCTAAGGTACACTATTATAATGAACCAGCGCATCTGTGGTATATTGGTAATTCTTGCCTGGTTAGGGTCTTGTATCCACTCTTTAGCACAGATTTTTTTGGCTTTAAGATTACCATTCTGTGGCCCAAATGTAATTGatcactttttctgtgatttgcAGCCCTTGATGAAACTTGCCTGCATGGATACCTATGTGATAAATTTGCTAGTTGTGTCTAATAGTGGTGCCATATGCACGATAAGTTTCATAGTGCTTCTTATCTCCTATATTGTAATCTTATACTCCCTGAGAAACCACAGTGCAGAAGGAAGACGAAAGGCCTTGTCTACATGCACTTCTCATTTCATTGTGGTGGTCATATTTTTTGGtccttgtatatttatatatacacgaCCACTAATCACTCTACCAATAGATAAAATGTTGTCTGTGTTTTATACAATAGGGACACCTTTGCTCAATCCTCTTATCTATACTCTGAGGAATGCAGAAGTAAAAAATGCCATGAAAAAAGTATGGTGTAGTAAAGTATGA